The genomic interval GGACGTCGTGGAGCCACCGTACATCGCGCCATAGTAGATGCCCGCCAGCATGACGAGGGCGCTCGTGGCATCGAGGCCATAGGTGGCGGGAAGCAGCAGGCTGATGCCGGCCAGCGGCCCCACCCCAGGAAGCACGCCCACCAGCGTGCCCACCAGGCAGCCGATGAAGCCATACCAGAGGACGTGGGGAGCGAGGGCGACGGAGAAGCCCAGGCCGAGATTCTGGAGTGTCTCGAGCACGTCAGAGCCCGAAGGGTCCCCGGGGCAGGGGCACCCTGAGCAGGGTGTCGAAGACGTAGAAGGATCCCCACGCCATCACGATTGTCACGGCGAGGCCGAGGACCCACCCTTTGCGCTCGAGCGCCAGGATGAGGAAGGCGACCACCACCGCCATGGTGATCCGGTAGCCCAGGCGCTCGAGCCCCCACGCTGCGAACGCGCAGGCGGTGAAGATCGCGATGGCATGGCGCCATTCATGCCAGCCCACCTCGGCCACTCCACGAGCGCGCGACCCCATGACATACACCGCCACGCCGAAGGCGATGAGGAGGATGGCGAGCACCACCGGCATGTACGCGGGGCCGGGCCGGCGCAGGGAGCCCAGGGGGAAGGCACGGCTCTGCCAGATGGTGACGATGCCCATGAGGACAAGCGTGGCGCCGGCCAGTCGATCCGTTGTCATCGCGCTAGCCGCACTGTGTGCGTTACGTGCTCCCCCTCACCCTGCCCTCTCCCCCACTGGGGGAGAGGGATCAGAGCTAGAAGTGCGCGCG from Candidatus Methylomirabilota bacterium carries:
- a CDS encoding tripartite tricarboxylate transporter TctB family protein, producing the protein MTTDRLAGATLVLMGIVTIWQSRAFPLGSLRRPGPAYMPVVLAILLIAFGVAVYVMGSRARGVAEVGWHEWRHAIAIFTACAFAAWGLERLGYRITMAVVVAFLILALERKGWVLGLAVTIVMAWGSFYVFDTLLRVPLPRGPFGL